caaatatgcccctccctaatgcgatcctttgtgccaaatttcactttaatatctttatttatggcttagttatgacactttataggttttcggcttccgccattttgtgggcgtggcagtgggccgattttgcccatcttcgaacttaaccttcttatggagccaaggaatacgtgtaccaagtttcatcatgatatctcaatttttactcaagttacagcttgcacggacggacgggcggacagacagacatccggatttcgactctactcgtcaccctgatcactttggtatatataaccctatatctgactcttttagttttaggacttacaaacaaccgttatgtgaacaaaactataatactctccttagcaacattgttgcgagagtataaaaagagttGGTTGTATTTATAACCACTAAAGTATGAAATATAGCAGTTGAATAACGTTTTAGTTGCTTTATGCTATTGGACCTAAATGAAGATTGAAGAAAAACAAGCTGAAAGATATTAGAAATTGTTAATACCCAGAAGTTGCAAAAATCTCTTGAACTTGAATTGCCGGGCACTAAATTGTTGCATTGTCATTGCCTGCAAAATAACGGACTAAAGTCTAGAgcgattataaaaaattgttcctAAATAATAAGCATCGTAAGGATCGATTAGAGTTCGccaaacaacacaaacaatttCCCATCAAGAATGGGAAGAAAGTTACTTGCTCCGATGAACCTAAAATTGATCGAATTGAATCAGACATGGATTGACATACAGGTTGGTGCACCAGATCGCAACATAGGCCTGTGAATTACATTTGGAAATGGGTCGCTGATGACTTAGAGGTGTTTTAGCGAAAATGTGCTGGTTGTACTTCGGCGGAGAGCTTATATCTTCCAAGTTTGAATATATTCGGATTCGTACGCCGATAAGGAGATATTTTCAAGAAGGATAACGATCCGAAACATCCATTAGTTCCCTGATTTGAACCCCCATTAAGCAGCTTTAGGCCATTTCAAAGGGACATTTTGTTAAAAAGATAATGCAAAGGCTGTAAACGAATTGTAAGAGCGGGTCTTCTTTTATAAAGCTCATGTGGTGGTCACACAAACTATTAACGTGACATAAGCCGACGGATTAACgaacggacaaacagacaggcAGTCGGACAAGACTAGATCGACTCAACCCATCATGccaatcatttaaatatatgtacatttatctcGGGTTTCCGGCGTTCCCTTTAGGCATTATAATTCATCATCtgttatattttgaataattttatatttatactctcgcaacaaagttgctaaggagagtattatagttttgttcacataacggttgtttgtaagtcctaaaactaaaagagtcagatatagggttatatatatcaaagtgatcagggtgacgagtagagttgaaatccggatgtctgtttgtccgtccgtctgtccgtccatctgtccgtccgtgcaagctgtaacttgagtaaaaattgagatatcatgatgaaacttggtacacgcattccttggctctataagaaggttaagttcgaagatgggcaaaatcggccaactgccacgcccacaaatggcggaaaccgaaaatctataaagtgtcataactaagccataaataaagatattaaagtgaaatttggcaaaaaggatcgcattagggagggacatatttggacgcgatttctttggaaaagtgggcgtcgccccgccccctactaagttttttgtacatatctcggaaactactatagctatgtcaaccaaaccctacagagtcgttttcttcaggcattttcatatacagtttgaaaatgaaagaaatcggataaaaaccacgcccacctcccatataaaggttatgttgaaaatcactaaaagtacgttaaccgaataacaaaaaacgtcagaaacactaaattttacggaagaaattgcagaaggaagccgCATCCagtcttttttaataattgaaaatgggcgtggcctcgcccacttatggaccaaaaaccatatctcaggaactactagaccgatttcaatgaaattcggtatataatgttttcttaacaccctgatgacatgtacgaaatatgggtgaaatcggtttacaaccacgccttcttccaatataacaatattttgaattccatctgatgccttctctgtataatacgaatataaacattaggaaccaatgatgatagcggaataaaactttacaaaaatacggtatttgaaaaatatttaaatgacgaataatgaaatctcgattatcactatATCATTATTTATATTGACTCATTAggtctataaaaaataaattttcaaatcaaaacaCACTAaactattatagtttttttggaattttttgggACACCGATGTCCCTATGGTCGATAAGAGATACGTTTCACTCAAACAatctcaattttacttttattaagttTGCTTGTGAGAATGGGGTAATAGGTTAATAAATACGCTTATATTATAGAAATACTGTTTATTAGTTATGATAATCAGCAAAACAATTTCTCTCATTGGTATAACATAGGTGAACGTTACACAGAACACACATATTGTTTgttcgattttcttttttatatttctcacAATTTGCACACCTCTTTCTGGTGGAGGATTTTTCCATGGGGTGCATCGATAATTGCCGCTTCACATATTTGCTCACTGCACTATTTTTTGTAGTAGGGACTCCACGTTGTCTAGTACTGTAGCCGTTTACCAAACTCCTGGCGACTACCTGTCTGAACTGTAAGGTGGACAGCAGGCTTCCCTCTAATTGCTTTTCACTGTGCAGCTTAGTATACATGGTATGCGCATTATTTACCGATATATCGAACAAATCGAAGAAAAGGCGAAGGTAGTACTCTATCTTCGATCTTCGATCTATTTCATAGCACACCTTACGTTGATCCATAAGATCTACTCCacccatatttttattataatgtgACACAATCCCAGGACATTTGACATCAATTTTGTCGGCTGAACCAGCTTTGCGGCGCTTTACGATGTCCGTTTCTACAGGCGACAAAAAGTTGGTCAACAAATGTACTCCTTTATTATCCATCCATTTGACATAACTTATGCAATGGAAACTCGTTGAGTAAATATCGCCACGCTTCATTGTTTTGTCAGCAGGTGCAGTTTTTGGAAGTTGTTTCCTGTTAGTTCGAACTGTTCCACACGCCTTAGTATTCTGATCAATCAGCTTATATTGTAATAAAGGTGAATTGAAGAAGTTCATCCTAAGCCTTCAACCTTTTTCGTTAGCTGTAGTACTATTGATTCACCTAATCCATACTCGATTCCAGAAGTTCGTTTGCCCGTATATAGATCAAATTCAAATAGATAACCGGTCGCAGCATCACATCGGCACCATAATTTGAAGCCCCATTTGACAggcttattttttatgtattgctTCATTACATTATGACCCTTAAATTTTATCATATGCTCGTCGATTGATTGTTTTACTGTGTTATTGAGGGCATTTTGAAACGATACATTGAAATGCTCTATTATTGGCCGAACTTTGTATGCCCTATCATAATTAGAGCTAGTTGTGTCTCTTACCGCTTCGTTGTTACAGAAATGTAGATTCCGGCGAATGTCTTCGAATGGAGCCCTTGGCATAACATTCGATATGAATTGTACTGCCATGTCTGGTTCTGTAGACCAGTAGTCCCTCAATGATGGCAAGATATGATAGCCCATGACTACATTCATCCCAAGAAATGCTTTCATTTCTTCGGGATCAATAGTAAACTCCCGTCCATTTTGATGAGCATATCGTATTGACTCCGATACTATATATTGCactaaattatcaaaatttttcgctgaacaaaatataTCAAAGGGAGTCAATAGTCCATTTTCAGCTTCTTGACAGATTTGCACTTTCCCGAAGTCGTATTCCACATCACGAAAAACATTTAGTGCGTATGTTCTCGAATTCCACTTGAAGACGGGTTGATGCTGTGCTTCGTTTACAGGTGCTGATGTGGAAGGCTCAGGTCTTGTTGAGTCAGTATGTTCAGTTATCGTACCGTCAAGCAGTAAATTGTCCTCTTCCTCACTGTTATCACCCATCAAAATCTGTTGCACTTCATTTTCTTTA
The DNA window shown above is from Bactrocera tryoni isolate S06 chromosome 4, CSIRO_BtryS06_freeze2, whole genome shotgun sequence and carries:
- the LOC120773830 gene encoding piggyBac transposable element-derived protein 3-like; amino-acid sequence: MFRKGRGLFELKENEVQQILMGDNSEEEDNLLLDGTITEHTDSTRPEPSTSAPVNEAQHQPVFKWNSRTYALNVFRDVEYDFGKVQICQEAENGLLTPFDIFCSAKNFDNLVQYIVSESIRYAHQNGREFTIDPEEMKAFLGMNVVMGYHILPSLRDYWSTEPDMAVQFISNVMPRAPFEDIRRNLHFCNNEAVRDTTSSNYDRAYKVRPIIEHFNVSFQNALNNTVKQSIDEHMIKFKGHNVMKQYIKNKPVKWGFKLWCRCDAATGYLFEFDLYTGKRTSGIEYGLGESIVLQLTKKVEGLG